From a region of the Mercurialis annua linkage group LG1-X, ddMerAnnu1.2, whole genome shotgun sequence genome:
- the LOC126666107 gene encoding uncharacterized protein LOC126666107: protein MTSAFLLRILESLMILRAQRTSQVKKFTFLNGKRVQVVGSLATRHQGRTDDLKRLTCGPLLVQYLVDPRMTLLFLVFSGMSLLGYGMGRTEACCSVRLDMEL, encoded by the exons ATGACGTCCGCATTTCTGTTGAGGATCTTAGAGAGTCTGATGATTTTGAGAGCTCAGAGGACGAGCCAagtgaaaaaatttacatttctaaACGGAAAAAGGGTGCAGGTGGTCGGTTCGTTGGCGACTCGTCATcag GGTCGAACAGACGACCTGAAGAGGTTGACGTGTGGACCGTTACTGGTCCAGTACCTGGTGGACCCAAGGATGACACTGTTATTCCTAGTTTTCTCGGGCATGTCGCTTCTCGGCTATGGGATGGGGCGGACAGAGGCGTGCTGTAGTGTCAGACTAGACATGGAGCTCTGA